The following coding sequences lie in one Oncorhynchus nerka isolate Pitt River linkage group LG14, Oner_Uvic_2.0, whole genome shotgun sequence genomic window:
- the LOC115142083 gene encoding protein lin-28 homolog A-like isoform X2: MADGVCKTEEDEGPSTEEDSESFHGIGVCKWFNVRMGFGFLSMTNREGVPLESPVDVFVHQSKLHMEGFRSLKEGEAVEFTFKKSAKGLESQRVTGPEGTHCVGSERRPKGKSIQKRRSKGDRCYNCGGLDHHAKECKLPPQPKKCHFCQSIAHMVANCPIKAQQSSPRSQGKPSSLKGDEEEHGHSPPSPVSSD, translated from the exons ATGGCAGATG GAGTCTGCAAGACCGAAGAGGATGAAGGACCAAGCACCGAGGAGGACTCGGAATCTTTCCACGGTATCGGCGTATGTAAATGGTTCAACGTGCGCATGGGCTTTGGGTTTTTGTCCATGACCAACCGAGAGGGGGTCCCGCTCGAGTCTCCGGTCGATGTGTTCGTCCATCAG aGTAAGCTGCACATGGAGGGCTTCCGCAGCTTGAAGGAGGGCGAGGCGGTCGAGTTCACTTTCAAGAAGTCAGCCAAAGGCCTGGAGTCCCAGAGAGTCACTGGGCCGGAGGGCACACACTGTGTGGGCAGCGAGAGGAGACCCAAAGGCAAGAGCATCCAGAAACGCCGCTCCAAAGGAGATAG ATGCTACAACTGTGGAGGCCTGGACCACCATGCCAAGGAGTGCAAGTTGCCACCCCAGCCTAAGAAGTGCCATTTCTGCCAGAGCATTGCCCACATGGTCGCCAACTGCCCAATCAAAGCACAGCAGTCCTCGCCACGTTCTCAGGGAAAGCCCTCCTCCTTGAAAGGAGACGAGGAGGAACACGGCCACTCGCCCCCGTCCCCCGTGAGCTCTGATTGA
- the LOC115142083 gene encoding protein lin-28 homolog A-like isoform X1, with the protein MAEGVCKTEEDEGPSTEEDSESFHGIGVCKWFNVRMGFGFLSMTNREGVPLESPVDVFVHQSKLHMEGFRSLKEGEAVEFTFKKSAKGLESQRVTGPEGTHCVGSERRPKGKSIQKRRSKGDRCYNCGGLDHHAKECKLPPQPKKCHFCQSIAHMVANCPIKAQQSSPRSQGKPSSLKGDEEEHGHSPPSPVSSD; encoded by the exons ATGGCAGAAG GAGTCTGCAAGACCGAAGAGGATGAAGGACCAAGCACCGAGGAGGACTCGGAATCTTTCCACGGTATCGGCGTATGTAAATGGTTCAACGTGCGCATGGGCTTTGGGTTTTTGTCCATGACCAACCGAGAGGGGGTCCCGCTCGAGTCTCCGGTCGATGTGTTCGTCCATCAG aGTAAGCTGCACATGGAGGGCTTCCGCAGCTTGAAGGAGGGCGAGGCGGTCGAGTTCACTTTCAAGAAGTCAGCCAAAGGCCTGGAGTCCCAGAGAGTCACTGGGCCGGAGGGCACACACTGTGTGGGCAGCGAGAGGAGACCCAAAGGCAAGAGCATCCAGAAACGCCGCTCCAAAGGAGATAG ATGCTACAACTGTGGAGGCCTGGACCACCATGCCAAGGAGTGCAAGTTGCCACCCCAGCCTAAGAAGTGCCATTTCTGCCAGAGCATTGCCCACATGGTCGCCAACTGCCCAATCAAAGCACAGCAGTCCTCGCCACGTTCTCAGGGAAAGCCCTCCTCCTTGAAAGGAGACGAGGAGGAACACGGCCACTCGCCCCCGTCCCCCGTGAGCTCTGATTGA